The Acidimicrobiia bacterium genome contains a region encoding:
- a CDS encoding amidohydrolase family protein, translating into MTALGRLDVHAHYLPEPYRQVLERTGHTHPDGMPQIPVWSAGEHVALMDRLGIATALLSVSSPGVHVEGDAAASDLARAVNDAGRRAVVDHPGRFGLFGSLPLPDVDAAIAEIAYCCDELDVDGFVMLTSVDGTYLGDAAWDAAFAELDRRGARVLIHPTSPVCWERTSLGRPRPMLEFLFDTTRAVVNLVLTGTIARYPNLRVIVPHAGATLPVICDRVAGFAILLGVDPAVDVLRDLASLHFDLAGTPIPRQLDALLAITTLEHLHYGSDYPFTPDFVVALAGERLDGAGDPPGSLNDVLRANSERLFPRLAAA; encoded by the coding sequence GTGACTGCGCTCGGCCGGCTCGATGTCCACGCCCACTACCTGCCGGAGCCCTACCGGCAGGTGCTGGAGCGCACCGGCCACACGCATCCCGACGGCATGCCGCAGATCCCCGTGTGGTCGGCGGGGGAGCACGTGGCGCTGATGGACCGGCTCGGGATCGCGACCGCGCTGCTCTCGGTCTCGTCGCCGGGCGTGCACGTCGAGGGCGATGCGGCCGCGTCCGATCTGGCGCGCGCGGTGAACGACGCGGGCCGGCGCGCGGTCGTCGATCACCCCGGTCGCTTCGGGCTCTTCGGCTCGCTTCCACTGCCCGACGTCGATGCCGCGATCGCCGAGATCGCGTACTGCTGCGACGAGCTCGACGTCGACGGTTTCGTGATGCTCACGAGCGTCGACGGGACCTACCTCGGCGACGCCGCATGGGACGCGGCGTTCGCAGAGCTCGACCGGCGCGGCGCGCGCGTCCTCATCCACCCGACCTCGCCCGTGTGTTGGGAGCGCACGTCGTTGGGCCGCCCGCGTCCGATGCTCGAGTTCCTGTTCGACACGACGCGCGCGGTCGTAAACCTCGTGCTCACCGGCACGATCGCGCGGTACCCGAACCTGCGCGTCATCGTGCCGCACGCCGGCGCGACGCTGCCGGTGATCTGCGACCGCGTCGCGGGCTTCGCGATATTGCTCGGAGTCGATCCGGCCGTCGACGTGCTGCGCGATCTCGCCTCGCTGCACTTCGATCTCGCGGGAACACCGATCCCGCGCCAGCTCGACGCGCTGCTCGCGATCACGACGCTCGAGCATCTCCACTACGGCAGCGACTACCCGTTCACGCCCGACTTCGTCGTCGCCCTGGCCGGAGAGCGCCTCGACGGTGCCGGCGACCCGCCCGGTTCGTTGAACGACGTGCTGCGCGCGAACAGCGAACGGCTCTTTCCCCGGCTCGCCGCGGCCTGA
- a CDS encoding bifunctional 3-(3-hydroxy-phenyl)propionate/3-hydroxycinnamic acid hydroxylase: protein MSGAPGAPVDCDVAIVGAGPTGLVLAVLLGQLGRSAVVLEQWPSPYALPRAVHFDHEVGRLLQSCGIGDELRALSEPAEVYEWRNAAGTTLLRFGRIGTAASGWPFSSMFCQPELEAALATRAESLPTVDIRRGVAVDAIEQHDDVVTVGCGTGGAVRARAVVGCDGANSTVRARLEIDVDDRGFFYDWLIVDVVLDEPRVFDPINLQVCDPNRPTTAVSGGPGRRRWEFMRLPDESIEALDLESTAWELLKPWDVHPGNARIERHAVYTFQARVAQQWQRGRVFLAGDAAHLMPPFAGQGLCSGVRDAANLAWKLDLVLTGRAAPELLATYEGERRPGAVAAIDLSIELGKVICVADPTHAAARDDAMAAAVTGEVSEVPGQPALAAGLVHAGSALTGELLPQANLGGRAFDDVHGAGWRLVTIDPAGRELPSALDEWFGSIGGAVIDMTAAAPDFGAWLRAHDALWALQRPDFHIYGTAPGVEGASALVAELRARLTGHTEPTGETSD, encoded by the coding sequence GTGAGCGGCGCGCCGGGCGCGCCCGTCGACTGCGACGTCGCGATCGTCGGGGCGGGACCGACCGGGCTCGTGCTCGCCGTGCTCCTCGGACAGCTCGGGCGATCGGCCGTCGTGCTCGAGCAGTGGCCCTCCCCGTACGCGCTGCCGCGTGCGGTCCACTTCGACCACGAAGTCGGCCGCCTGCTCCAGTCGTGCGGGATCGGCGACGAGCTGCGCGCGCTCTCGGAACCGGCGGAGGTGTACGAGTGGCGCAACGCCGCGGGCACGACGCTGCTGCGTTTCGGCCGGATCGGCACGGCCGCGTCGGGCTGGCCGTTCTCGTCGATGTTCTGCCAGCCGGAGCTCGAGGCCGCGCTCGCGACGCGCGCCGAGTCGCTACCGACCGTCGACATCCGGCGCGGCGTCGCGGTCGACGCGATCGAGCAGCACGATGACGTCGTCACCGTCGGATGCGGCACGGGCGGTGCCGTTCGAGCGCGCGCCGTCGTCGGCTGCGACGGTGCGAACTCGACGGTACGCGCGCGGCTCGAAATCGACGTCGACGACCGCGGCTTCTTCTACGACTGGCTGATCGTCGACGTCGTCCTCGACGAGCCGCGCGTGTTCGACCCGATCAACCTTCAGGTCTGTGATCCGAACCGGCCGACGACCGCAGTCTCGGGCGGGCCCGGCCGCCGCCGGTGGGAGTTCATGCGCCTGCCCGACGAGTCGATCGAAGCGCTCGACCTCGAATCCACCGCGTGGGAGCTGCTGAAGCCGTGGGACGTGCACCCGGGCAACGCGCGGATCGAGCGCCACGCGGTGTACACGTTCCAAGCGCGCGTCGCGCAGCAATGGCAGCGCGGACGCGTGTTCCTCGCGGGCGACGCCGCGCACTTGATGCCGCCCTTCGCGGGGCAGGGCCTGTGCTCCGGAGTGCGCGACGCCGCGAACCTCGCGTGGAAGCTCGATCTCGTGCTCACCGGCCGGGCCGCGCCTGAGTTGCTCGCGACCTACGAAGGCGAGCGCCGGCCCGGTGCGGTCGCGGCGATCGATCTGTCGATCGAGCTCGGCAAGGTCATCTGTGTGGCCGACCCCACGCACGCTGCGGCGCGCGACGACGCGATGGCCGCGGCGGTCACCGGCGAGGTGTCGGAGGTGCCCGGGCAACCCGCGCTCGCGGCAGGCCTCGTGCATGCCGGGTCTGCGCTCACGGGAGAGCTTCTCCCCCAGGCGAACCTCGGCGGGCGCGCGTTCGACGACGTGCACGGCGCGGGCTGGCGTCTCGTGACGATCGATCCCGCGGGGCGCGAGCTCCCGTCGGCGCTCGATGAATGGTTCGGTTCGATCGGCGGCGCGGTGATCGACATGACCGCTGCCGCGCCCGACTTCGGAGCCTGGTTGCGCGCGCACGACGCGCTCTGGGCGTTGCAGCGACCGGACTTCCACATCTACGGGACCGCGCCCGGAGTCGAGGGCGCGAGCGCGCTCGTCGCGGAGCTCCGCGCGCGCCTGACCGGCCACACCGAACCGACGGGGGAGACGAGCGACTGA
- a CDS encoding ABC transporter substrate-binding protein has translation MAHGRSVRALAVTVALVAVAACGSTKSNGSSGSSTTFDTAVLGTPKPATGTPMKVGLVVDGKTDALDSTSVLAAGKATVQYVNGYLGGINGHPITLEPCETGATPTGATNCASQLVNAKVATVIVPLSSEDGVIATGLKGSGIPFVTYLTANPAIVANPDAFVLPNPFAAIAAPAALAKASGLKKVGLVIIDVPATTGPISALAKPIFAKAGVGFDMINISAQVADPTPEIQQAINNGDDMFVVGGSDSFTVSAIKAMKQLGFDGEIALAGGSSATNVAEALPGVLKGIKTVAPMTSDPSDPDVKLYDAVMAKYASGVDPVAATPDGFASVLGFVRALEGVTSAVDATTIHTALASMPRPVALPLGSGITFQCGAKPIPFAPSICGSDVLVGTLDAAGVGHDFEKVDVAPYLVR, from the coding sequence ATGGCGCACGGCCGATCGGTGCGCGCCCTCGCGGTCACGGTCGCGCTCGTTGCCGTCGCCGCGTGCGGAAGCACGAAGTCGAACGGTTCCTCCGGCAGTTCGACGACGTTCGACACGGCGGTGCTCGGCACGCCGAAACCGGCAACCGGAACGCCGATGAAGGTGGGGTTGGTCGTCGACGGAAAGACCGACGCGCTCGACAGCACGAGCGTGCTCGCAGCCGGTAAGGCCACCGTTCAATACGTCAACGGGTACCTCGGTGGCATCAACGGCCATCCGATCACGCTCGAGCCGTGTGAGACCGGCGCGACGCCGACCGGCGCGACCAACTGCGCCTCGCAGCTCGTCAACGCCAAGGTCGCCACGGTGATCGTTCCGCTCTCGTCCGAGGACGGAGTGATCGCCACGGGCCTGAAGGGCTCGGGCATCCCGTTCGTCACGTACCTCACGGCGAATCCGGCCATCGTCGCCAACCCCGACGCGTTCGTGTTGCCCAATCCGTTCGCGGCGATCGCCGCGCCCGCCGCGCTCGCCAAGGCGAGCGGCCTGAAGAAGGTCGGTCTCGTCATCATCGACGTGCCCGCGACGACCGGACCGATCAGCGCCCTCGCGAAGCCCATCTTCGCCAAGGCCGGAGTCGGGTTCGACATGATCAACATCTCGGCTCAGGTCGCGGACCCGACGCCGGAGATCCAGCAGGCGATCAACAACGGCGACGACATGTTCGTCGTCGGCGGGAGCGATTCGTTCACGGTCAGCGCCATCAAGGCGATGAAGCAGCTGGGGTTCGACGGTGAGATCGCGCTCGCGGGCGGCTCGTCGGCCACCAACGTCGCGGAGGCGCTGCCGGGTGTGCTGAAGGGCATCAAGACGGTGGCGCCGATGACATCCGATCCGTCCGATCCCGACGTCAAGCTGTACGACGCGGTGATGGCGAAGTACGCGAGCGGCGTCGATCCGGTCGCGGCCACTCCCGACGGGTTCGCGTCCGTCCTCGGGTTCGTGCGCGCGCTCGAGGGCGTGACGAGCGCTGTCGACGCGACGACGATCCACACCGCGCTCGCCTCGATGCCCCGTCCCGTCGCCCTGCCGCTCGGAAGCGGCATCACCTTCCAATGCGGCGCGAAACCCATCCCGTTCGCGCCGAGCATCTGCGGCAGCGACGTCCTCGTGGGGACGCTCGACGCCGCCGGCGTGGGCCACGATTTCGAGAAGGTGGACGTCGCGCCCTATCTCGTTCGTTGA
- a CDS encoding fumarylacetoacetate hydrolase family protein → MKLANLGGRAALITADGAIDLATASAGRFGPDVQPLYDEWAALREWFATSDRPAATPYDERDLLTPVPAPRQVFAIGLNYRSHAEESGMAVPDIPATFTKFPASLTGPFADVELAGATVDWEVELVAVIGARADRVAEADGWEHIAGLTVGQDISERTVQFAAGGQFSLGKSYRGFGPMGPWLVTPDEVAAPDDLPLGCAIDGTTVQAARTSDLIFSVPSLVAELSSVLPLLPGDIIFTGTPAGIGATSNPPRFLQVGETLESWIEGIGAIRNRLVAPAR, encoded by the coding sequence ATGAAGCTGGCGAACCTCGGCGGGCGCGCCGCGTTGATCACCGCCGACGGCGCGATCGATCTCGCGACCGCATCGGCCGGACGCTTCGGGCCCGATGTCCAGCCGCTCTACGACGAGTGGGCCGCGTTGCGCGAATGGTTCGCGACGTCCGATCGCCCGGCCGCGACCCCATACGACGAGCGCGACCTCTTGACGCCGGTACCGGCGCCCCGCCAGGTGTTCGCGATCGGTCTCAACTACCGGTCGCACGCGGAGGAGTCCGGCATGGCCGTTCCCGACATCCCCGCGACGTTCACGAAGTTCCCCGCGTCGCTGACCGGCCCGTTCGCCGACGTCGAGCTGGCCGGCGCGACGGTCGACTGGGAAGTCGAGCTCGTCGCGGTCATCGGCGCGCGCGCCGACCGGGTCGCCGAGGCCGACGGATGGGAGCACATCGCGGGGCTCACCGTCGGGCAGGACATCTCGGAGCGAACCGTCCAGTTCGCGGCCGGTGGCCAGTTCTCACTCGGCAAGTCGTACCGCGGCTTCGGCCCGATGGGCCCGTGGCTGGTGACACCCGACGAGGTTGCCGCGCCCGACGACCTCCCGCTCGGCTGCGCGATCGACGGGACCACGGTGCAGGCCGCGCGCACCAGCGACCTCATCTTCTCGGTTCCGAGCCTGGTTGCCGAGCTCTCGTCGGTGCTGCCCCTGCTGCCGGGCGACATCATCTTCACGGGCACCCCGGCCGGCATCGGCGCCACGTCGAACCCACCCCGATTCCTCCAGGTCGGCGAGACGCTCGAATCCTGGATCGAGGGAATCGGCGCCATCCGCAATCGACTGGTCGCACCCGCCCGGTGA
- a CDS encoding TetR/AcrR family transcriptional regulator, translating to MRLTTAAKKPTKTTTMKTKAKRAAPAETTTTVPDRSRRPSADSTRERIVAAAADLFAERSFDGATTREIAARAGVAQPLLNYHYRTKDELWRAAVDSLFESLTSSMAAHAEELRDVDELTGAKLRVREFVTFSARHPQLHCIITQESRADSARMDYLVERHVRPLYESTVALFERLVRDGVVPPIPPAHLYYILTGAGPTMFVLAPECRRLTGFDPESDAVIEAHADAVCALLFGRP from the coding sequence GTGAGGTTGACGACGGCGGCGAAGAAGCCCACGAAGACGACGACGATGAAGACGAAGGCGAAGCGCGCCGCGCCGGCCGAGACCACGACGACGGTGCCGGACCGCAGCCGGCGTCCGTCGGCCGATTCGACTCGTGAACGAATCGTCGCGGCCGCGGCCGACTTGTTCGCGGAACGCTCGTTCGACGGCGCGACGACGCGCGAGATTGCGGCGCGCGCCGGTGTCGCGCAGCCGCTGCTCAACTACCACTACCGCACCAAGGACGAGCTCTGGCGCGCCGCGGTCGACTCGCTGTTCGAGTCGCTCACGAGCTCGATGGCCGCGCACGCGGAGGAGCTCCGCGACGTCGACGAGCTCACCGGCGCGAAGTTGCGCGTACGCGAGTTCGTCACGTTCTCGGCGCGTCATCCGCAACTGCACTGCATCATCACGCAGGAGTCGCGCGCCGACAGCGCGCGCATGGACTACCTCGTCGAGCGGCACGTGCGTCCGCTGTACGAGAGCACGGTCGCGTTGTTCGAACGGCTCGTGCGCGACGGCGTGGTCCCGCCGATCCCGCCCGCGCACCTGTACTACATCCTCACCGGCGCGGGGCCGACGATGTTCGTGCTCGCGCCCGAGTGCCGGCGGCTCACCGGCTTCGATCCGGAGTCGGATGCCGTGATCGAGGCGCACGCCGACGCGGTGTGCGCGCTGCTCTTCGGCCGGCCCTGA
- a CDS encoding alpha/beta hydrolase has protein sequence MATFANAFGPHAPDATYIAHDLTEQRFDAGEVEINYVRAGDASKPALLLIPGQTESWWGYEAVLPVLAEHFQAFAVDLRGQGRSSRTPGRYTLDLVAGDLVRFIDDVIGRPTIVAGLSSGGVITAWLSAYAKPGQVVGAYYEDPPLFASEVHPAVGQSIRQAIGPIFAVMAKYLGDQWSIGDWDGMVAALPSELPDWMAMLAGGLGIAVGEPPQTLKEYDPEWGRAFWTGTFSEACDHERMLRGVKVPVLFTHHFRMIHETSGALMGASSDLQATRVRDLVTAAGQPFEYVSLPATPHSLHGHDPQLYVDTLRSWVSALPTGGAS, from the coding sequence ATGGCCACCTTTGCGAACGCGTTCGGGCCTCACGCGCCCGACGCGACGTACATCGCGCACGATCTCACCGAGCAGCGCTTCGACGCGGGCGAAGTCGAGATCAACTACGTGCGCGCGGGCGACGCGTCGAAGCCCGCGCTCCTGCTGATCCCGGGCCAGACCGAATCGTGGTGGGGCTACGAGGCCGTGCTGCCAGTGCTCGCGGAGCACTTCCAGGCGTTCGCGGTCGACCTGCGCGGCCAGGGCCGTTCGTCGCGGACCCCCGGCCGGTACACGCTCGACCTCGTGGCCGGCGATCTCGTCCGCTTCATCGACGACGTGATCGGCCGGCCGACGATCGTCGCGGGGCTCTCGTCCGGCGGGGTGATCACCGCGTGGCTCTCCGCGTACGCGAAGCCGGGCCAGGTCGTCGGCGCGTACTACGAGGATCCACCCCTGTTCGCCTCCGAGGTGCACCCCGCGGTCGGCCAGAGCATCCGCCAGGCGATCGGCCCGATCTTCGCGGTGATGGCCAAGTACCTCGGCGACCAGTGGTCGATCGGCGACTGGGACGGAATGGTCGCAGCGCTCCCCTCCGAGCTTCCGGACTGGATGGCCATGCTCGCAGGCGGACTCGGCATCGCCGTCGGTGAGCCACCGCAAACGCTCAAGGAGTACGACCCCGAATGGGGGCGCGCGTTCTGGACCGGCACCTTCTCCGAGGCGTGCGATCACGAGCGGATGCTGCGCGGCGTGAAGGTGCCGGTGCTCTTCACGCACCACTTCCGAATGATCCACGAGACATCGGGCGCGCTGATGGGCGCGAGCTCCGACCTGCAAGCGACGCGAGTGCGCGACCTCGTCACCGCGGCCGGGCAACCGTTCGAGTACGTGAGCCTGCCGGCGACGCCGCACTCCCTGCACGGTCACGACCCGCAGCTCTACGTCGACACGTTGCGCTCCTGGGTGAGCGCGCTGCCGACGGGGGGTGCGTCGTGA
- a CDS encoding VOC family protein, which yields MDHRIELAYLVVEVPEPDGLTPVLADVVGLVPGERAGDACTWRDDDRVHRLLVQPGTANDAVAIGVEAVDARDFDRIVEQWRAIGVAVADGTAADRAARRVERLVRARAPWGVDVELVLGLEHAPAPYSSPLVPGGFLTEGVGFGHVVFATTAFDESIRFVTEGLGFVQSDWLVTELAPGIDLEVRFFHCNARHHTLALARAPFELPQSLHHVMFEARSRDDVGAAFDRAWATDLPIPNGLGKHDNDGMFSFYLQTPAGFQIEFGHGARVVDDGWDDDRKYDRISAWGHQALRQP from the coding sequence ATGGATCACCGCATCGAACTCGCGTACCTCGTGGTCGAGGTGCCGGAACCCGACGGGCTCACGCCGGTGCTCGCGGATGTCGTCGGTCTCGTGCCCGGCGAGCGCGCGGGGGACGCGTGTACGTGGCGCGACGACGATCGCGTGCACCGGCTGCTCGTGCAGCCGGGAACCGCGAACGACGCGGTCGCGATCGGCGTCGAGGCTGTCGACGCACGAGACTTCGACCGGATCGTCGAGCAGTGGCGCGCCATCGGCGTCGCGGTCGCGGACGGCACGGCTGCCGATCGCGCTGCTCGACGCGTCGAACGACTCGTGCGGGCCCGAGCGCCGTGGGGTGTCGACGTCGAGCTCGTGCTCGGGCTCGAGCACGCGCCGGCGCCGTACTCGTCGCCCCTCGTGCCCGGCGGCTTCCTGACCGAGGGCGTCGGCTTCGGCCATGTCGTGTTCGCGACGACCGCGTTCGACGAATCGATCCGCTTCGTCACCGAGGGGCTCGGATTCGTGCAGTCCGACTGGCTCGTGACCGAGCTCGCGCCCGGCATCGATCTCGAGGTCCGCTTCTTCCACTGCAACGCGCGGCACCACACGCTCGCGCTCGCCCGCGCGCCGTTCGAGCTGCCGCAAAGCCTGCATCACGTGATGTTCGAGGCGAGGTCGCGCGACGACGTCGGCGCCGCGTTCGACCGCGCCTGGGCAACCGACCTGCCGATCCCGAACGGGCTCGGAAAGCACGACAACGACGGGATGTTCAGCTTCTACCTGCAGACGCCGGCGGGCTTCCAGATCGAGTTCGGCCACGGCGCGCGCGTCGTCGACGACGGCTGGGACGACGATCGCAAGTACGACCGCATCAGTGCCTGGGGTCACCAGGCGCTGCGCCAGCCGTGA